One part of the Pseudopipra pipra isolate bDixPip1 chromosome 3, bDixPip1.hap1, whole genome shotgun sequence genome encodes these proteins:
- the HTR1E gene encoding 5-hydroxytryptamine receptor 1E, whose product MNFTNCTTEASGAAKPKTVTEKMLVTLTLATITTLTMLLNSAVIAAISTTKKLHQPANYLICSLAVTDLLVAVLVMPLSITYIMIDKWTLGYFICEIWLSVDMTCCTCSILHLCVIALDRYWAITDAIEYARKRTAKRAGLMIVTVWAISIFISMPPLFWRNHHSINIPSECRIQHDHVIYTIYSTFGAFYIPLTLILILYYRIYHAAKSLYQKRGSSRHLSNRSTDSQNSFASCKLTQTFCVSDFSTSDPTTEFDKINASVRIPPFENDLDLAGDRQQISTTRERKAARILGLILGAFILSWLPFFIKELLVGLHICTVSPEVADFLTWLGYVNSLINPLLYTSFNEDFKLAFRKLIRCREHT is encoded by the coding sequence ATGAATTTCACAAATTGCACCACTGAAGCCAGTGGGGCTGCAAAGCCAAAAACAGTAACTGAAAAGATGCTTGTTACCCTGACCTTGGCCACAATCACAACCTTGACTATGCTGCTGAATTCTGCTGTAATTGCAGCAATCTCCACAACCAAGAAGCTCCACCAGCCGGCAAATTATCTCATATGTTCACTAGCTGTGACAGATCTCCTTGTTGCTGTTCTCGTCATGCCCTTGAGCATCACTTACATAATGATAGATAAATGGACTTTGGGATACTTCATCTGTGAGATCTGGCTTAGCGTCGACATGACCTGTTGCACATGTTCAATCCTTCATCTGTGTGTCATTGCATTGGACAGGTACTGGGCAATCACAGACGCTATCGAATACGCCAGGAAAAGAACGGCAAAGAGAGCTGGGCTGATGATAGTCACCGTGTGGGCTATCTCCATTTTCATATCAATGCCCCCTTTGTTTTGGAGAAATCACCACAGCATCAATATTCCCAGCGAGTGTCGCATTCAGCACGATCATGTAATCTACACTATTTATTCCACATTTGGGGCATTTTACATACCCTTGACTTTGATCCTGATCCTGTACTACAGAATTTACCACGCTGCAAAGAGCCTTTACCAAAAGCGGGGTTCAAGCCGCCACCTCAGCAACAGGAGCACAGACAGCCAAAACTCTTTTGCCAGCTGCAAGCTCACACAGACGTTCTGCGTCTCGGACTTTTCCACGTCTGACCCGACCACGGAGTTTGATAAAATCAACGCATCCGTGAGGATCCCACCTTTCGAGAATGACTTGGACCTGGCTGGCGACCGGCAGCAGATCTCCACGACACGGGAACGAAAGGCTGCTCGCATTTTGGGGCTGATTTTAGGTGCTTTCATTTTGTCCTGGTTGCCCTTTTTCATCAAGGAACTGCTTGTGGGCCTCCACATTTGCACTGTCTCCCCAGAAGTAGCGGACTTCTTGACCTGGCTCGGATATGTCAACTCCCTCATCAACCCTTTGCTGTACACGAGCTTCAACGAGGATTTCAAGCTGGCCTTTAGAAAGCTTATCAGGTGTCGGGAACATACATAA